The Thermoproteota archaeon genome includes a window with the following:
- a CDS encoding multiheme c-type cytochrome, producing the protein MRKIFWLPILSIAALTLAFALLPVLANPGEVGFGDAQSVEASAQEVMARVSPETKACLNCHADPNTVKMQVPYYDWLRSKHAWHTPDELEAYYRNIFGQDANLASKFKGYPYVVGCYECHGMFADSDRPDVVDHNGYKIVVDVTPKDCQQCHYKETKEMSWTKHAFAALNANLKPWYTLVLQKTYGDIAKAEYDKLFKDVVEWPFYKKYAKDFYNGDEKAVNASKYYFYGDKFKFVSTLYPSHGMLTHEVPNLTANYLGIDYHFIMEHPKYNNSYVYLACMECHGSAVLPAKPNAIVGVDAPYAKVDGTPDMVLLGWPNNGAGRVNPDGSLGSCATCHTRHTFSMEEARKPHTCGQCHLGYDHPQIEIYEESKHGNIYDSEGESWNYTNLPWVPGVDFRAPTCATCHMSHLADKNGKIIVPGTHDLGARLTWEIQAKWSFGQTYYPDPLNNKFNKKRPDWKNPLTMGNAALSSTDNPRGRMMSVCKSCHSSEWVYSYFTWYDSVNMDYNITWKYAIDMLKKAYEQGIQEDRKGQTIMDRKALGDDTDEYMEIMYYYIWHHDGRRWRMGASMMGPDYTHWLGIVDTVMDKLGRMSAYYETQLKIKQLESKVEKVSGAGVGAGMNMFTFIATVLSLVAIVLVLIDILVRRKK; encoded by the coding sequence ATGAGGAAGATATTCTGGTTACCAATCCTGTCCATAGCTGCGCTGACGTTGGCGTTCGCATTACTACCAGTGCTGGCTAACCCTGGGGAGGTCGGTTTCGGAGATGCTCAGAGCGTCGAGGCATCAGCGCAGGAAGTTATGGCTAGGGTGAGCCCGGAAACGAAGGCCTGTCTGAACTGCCACGCTGACCCCAATACTGTTAAGATGCAGGTTCCCTATTACGACTGGTTGAGGAGTAAGCATGCTTGGCATACTCCTGACGAGCTGGAAGCCTATTACAGGAACATCTTCGGACAGGACGCCAATCTGGCCAGCAAGTTCAAGGGATACCCGTACGTCGTGGGATGTTATGAATGCCACGGAATGTTCGCCGATTCCGACAGGCCCGATGTCGTTGACCACAATGGCTACAAGATCGTGGTGGATGTGACCCCGAAGGACTGTCAGCAGTGTCACTATAAGGAGACCAAGGAGATGAGCTGGACTAAGCACGCGTTCGCCGCACTTAACGCTAACCTCAAGCCTTGGTACACCCTCGTACTCCAGAAGACCTATGGAGATATCGCCAAGGCTGAATACGACAAGCTGTTCAAGGATGTGGTCGAGTGGCCGTTCTACAAGAAGTACGCGAAGGACTTCTATAACGGAGACGAGAAGGCCGTGAACGCGAGCAAGTATTACTTCTACGGCGACAAGTTCAAGTTCGTATCGACCCTCTATCCATCTCACGGAATGCTCACTCACGAGGTGCCCAACCTGACCGCCAACTACTTGGGCATAGACTACCACTTCATCATGGAGCATCCCAAGTACAACAACTCCTACGTGTACTTGGCCTGTATGGAGTGCCACGGCTCCGCAGTGCTACCGGCCAAGCCCAACGCCATAGTCGGTGTCGACGCGCCCTATGCTAAGGTCGATGGCACTCCCGACATGGTGCTCCTCGGATGGCCCAATAACGGCGCCGGAAGGGTAAACCCCGACGGAAGCCTTGGCAGCTGCGCCACATGCCACACGAGACATACCTTCAGCATGGAGGAGGCTAGGAAGCCCCACACCTGTGGTCAGTGCCATCTCGGATACGACCACCCGCAGATAGAGATCTACGAGGAAAGCAAGCACGGTAACATATACGATTCCGAGGGAGAATCTTGGAACTACACCAACCTGCCGTGGGTGCCCGGAGTGGACTTCAGGGCCCCGACCTGCGCTACCTGTCACATGAGCCACCTCGCCGACAAGAATGGCAAGATTATAGTGCCGGGAACTCACGACCTCGGAGCTAGGCTAACTTGGGAGATACAGGCTAAGTGGAGCTTCGGTCAGACGTACTATCCTGACCCACTGAACAACAAGTTCAATAAGAAGAGGCCAGACTGGAAGAATCCGCTCACCATGGGCAACGCCGCCCTATCCTCGACTGACAACCCGAGGGGCAGGATGATGTCGGTGTGCAAGAGCTGCCACTCCAGCGAATGGGTGTACTCGTACTTCACTTGGTACGACAGCGTAAACATGGACTACAACATAACGTGGAAGTACGCAATAGACATGCTCAAGAAGGCCTACGAGCAGGGAATACAGGAGGATAGGAAGGGCCAGACCATAATGGATAGGAAGGCTTTGGGAGACGACACGGACGAGTACATGGAGATCATGTACTACTACATATGGCACCACGACGGCAGGAGGTGGAGGATGGGAGCCTCCATGATGGGTCCGGACTACACGCACTGGCTCGGTATAGTCGATACGGTCATGGACAAGCTAGGGAGGATGTCTGCCTATTACGAGACCCAGCTCAAGATAAAGCAGCTGGAGAGCAAGGTTGAGAAGGTATCAGGAGCTGGCGTTGGCGCCGGAATGAACATGTTCACCTTCATAGCGACGGTGCTCTCTCTGGTGGCCATCGTACTGGTACTCATCGACATCCTAGTAAGGAGGAAGAAGTAA
- a CDS encoding ABC transporter ATP-binding protein: protein MILEFRDVWKSFGSGYVIRGITLSLGRGELVAIVGPNGSGKTTILRLASGLIAPSRGEVLVEGKDARSPAAKALLGYVPHYPPLYGDLTVRENLIYYAGLYGYADLSNVEPILKELGLDAFFDRRVVELSYGWRKRVDIVRALLHDPPLLLIDEPFSGLDDAGRRWLIEFLTRLVSAGRTVVMTSPRADVELEANVYEIREGRLSAATG from the coding sequence GTGATACTCGAGTTCAGGGATGTGTGGAAGAGCTTCGGGAGCGGGTACGTGATAAGGGGGATCACCCTCTCCTTAGGAAGGGGGGAGCTGGTGGCGATAGTAGGCCCCAATGGTTCCGGGAAGACCACCATCCTGAGGCTAGCCTCGGGCCTCATAGCTCCCTCGAGGGGAGAGGTACTAGTGGAAGGGAAGGATGCCAGAAGCCCCGCTGCCAAGGCCCTCCTAGGTTATGTCCCCCACTATCCACCCCTCTACGGGGACCTGACCGTTCGGGAGAATCTGATATATTACGCGGGCCTCTACGGATATGCTGACCTGTCCAACGTAGAGCCCATCTTGAAGGAGCTCGGTCTGGACGCCTTCTTTGATAGGAGAGTCGTCGAGTTGAGTTACGGGTGGAGGAAGAGGGTGGATATTGTGAGGGCCCTCCTCCACGACCCACCCCTGCTCCTCATTGACGAACCGTTCTCCGGACTGGATGACGCAGGGAGGAGGTGGCTGATCGAGTTCCTCACCCGGTTGGTGTCAGCTGGCAGGACAGTGGTCATGACATCTCCAAGGGCGGATGTGGAGCTGGAAGCGAATGTGTACGAGATCAGGGAGGGAAGATTGAGTGCTGCTACAGGTTGA
- a CDS encoding heme exporter protein CcmB, giving the protein MLLQVERILWKDLKLEARNLPELGGAAIFSVASSSLLGFSLSRLPVEDPLPLAGTGLMLIALFLSVFTSVMTVVREEDLGTLDGVRMSPVEPVTFFLAKLLLTFILLETLITLSFLTTVGLSGWTEGAIYLYSLVASSGVYLASISALSSAISVYLRARGVLLPTMILVLSLPIIQETLSFLTSGDYSRTVILATSGLLFSLIASWLAGYILEV; this is encoded by the coding sequence GTGCTGCTACAGGTTGAGAGGATCCTGTGGAAGGACCTGAAGCTCGAGGCTAGGAACCTGCCAGAGCTGGGCGGAGCGGCCATATTCTCGGTGGCATCGTCCAGCTTGCTGGGCTTCTCACTAAGCAGGTTGCCGGTTGAGGATCCCCTTCCCTTGGCAGGTACCGGCCTCATGCTCATCGCCCTCTTCCTATCGGTCTTCACCTCGGTCATGACCGTTGTGAGGGAGGAGGATCTTGGCACGCTGGATGGAGTCAGGATGTCGCCCGTCGAACCGGTAACCTTCTTCCTAGCGAAACTCCTTCTTACTTTCATCCTGTTGGAGACCCTGATCACGCTGTCCTTCCTGACCACCGTGGGTCTGTCTGGCTGGACCGAGGGAGCGATCTACCTCTATTCCCTAGTAGCCTCATCCGGGGTCTATCTGGCGTCAATATCGGCCCTATCCTCAGCTATTTCCGTCTACCTGAGAGCGAGGGGAGTTCTCTTACCTACCATGATCCTCGTGCTGAGCCTCCCGATAATTCAGGAGACCCTCTCATTCCTGACCTCTGGGGATTACTCTCGAACCGTGATACTAGCTACTTCGGGCCTCTTGTTCTCACTGATCGCCTCTTGG
- the ccsA gene encoding cytochrome c biogenesis protein CcsA produces the protein MRKLVAALAVTSLVDAATLWISQVLGPFPSVVPLGNPTAYRNLYVHVPISVSTYLLFTLGFFLALSYLLKGKGWMEETAHSFIVTGLVMGFSTLVTGMIWASESWGSAWNWDPRETGVLFMFLAFLVYLAVRSSIKDPDVRPKVSMAFAVAAYATIPLSFLVPYLMPSLHPTMPETSMFIRGGLTPLIFGGRIILVSLEGALLAHLIRSGGVRGAKLAVIPVVLVAALLLAMQLPPNLAGGETLKVQVISGTVENGTLHLKVRSPLGTYDLLYKGKPPINPLFVTFGGGRRLTLEKHWLQVEGKVEDGTIVASSLKLIPYWGNPVNAMIYALTLFTLAYLAGRERK, from the coding sequence ATGAGAAAGCTAGTAGCGGCGCTGGCTGTCACGTCACTAGTGGATGCTGCAACCCTGTGGATTTCCCAGGTGTTAGGTCCGTTCCCTTCCGTGGTTCCCCTAGGAAATCCGACCGCTTATAGGAACCTATATGTGCATGTCCCCATCTCCGTGTCTACCTATCTACTCTTCACCTTGGGATTCTTCCTAGCGCTCTCCTACCTCCTCAAGGGAAAGGGATGGATGGAGGAGACGGCCCATTCCTTCATAGTGACGGGCCTCGTGATGGGCTTCTCCACCCTAGTCACCGGCATGATATGGGCATCGGAATCATGGGGCTCAGCTTGGAACTGGGATCCCAGGGAGACTGGAGTCCTTTTCATGTTCTTAGCCTTCTTAGTTTACTTGGCTGTCAGGTCTAGCATAAAGGACCCTGATGTGAGGCCCAAGGTATCTATGGCCTTCGCCGTTGCCGCCTACGCTACAATTCCACTCAGCTTCTTGGTCCCCTACTTGATGCCTAGCCTGCATCCCACCATGCCGGAGACCAGCATGTTCATCAGGGGAGGGCTCACTCCCCTGATCTTCGGGGGCAGAATAATCTTGGTCTCACTGGAAGGAGCGCTCTTGGCCCATCTTATTAGATCCGGAGGTGTGAGAGGCGCTAAGCTTGCGGTCATTCCGGTGGTTCTGGTGGCCGCGCTGTTGCTAGCGATGCAGCTGCCCCCCAACTTGGCAGGGGGCGAGACTCTCAAGGTCCAGGTGATATCCGGCACGGTGGAAAATGGGACCTTACATCTGAAGGTGAGGTCCCCCCTAGGAACTTACGACCTCCTCTACAAAGGGAAACCACCGATAAATCCGCTCTTCGTCACATTCGGTGGAGGGAGGAGGCTAACTCTGGAGAAGCACTGGCTGCAGGTGGAAGGGAAGGTCGAGGACGGTACCATAGTGGCGAGCAGCCTGAAGCTGATACCTTATTGGGGGAATCCCGTCAACGCGATGATATACGCGCTAACCCTTTTCACCCTCGCCTACCTAGCAGGGAGGGAGAGGAAATGA